The DNA segment GTGGATCGCCCTGGGTCAGCTCAATGGCGCTTTACAAACTAGTGTGTGAGGTACGACGTATCTGAAGGCCAGAAATTTCTATTAAGGCCTGATGGCGGATGCCGAGTAGAATCGCGCCCTGAAAGCGATTCCTGAGGTGCGGCAAGGTGGATTTACAGCAGGGTTTTGTCCTGACCCGGCATTGGCGCGACACCCCGGCGGGCACGGAGGTCAGCTTCTGGCTGGCGACCGACCAGGGGCCGCGGTATATCCGTCTACCGGTACAGCCTTCGGTGATGTTTATTCCGCTGGCCCACCGCGAGCACGCGCAACGGGTGCTCAAGGGCGAGCGCGACGTGGAACTGCGCCCGCTGCAACTGTGTGACTTCCACCACCGCCCGGTCCTGGGCCTTTATACCCGTCAGCATCGCCAGGCGATGGACCTGGAAAAACGCCTGCGCCAGGCCGGCGTGGATGTCTACGAAGGCGATGTGCGCCCGCCCGAGCGCTATATGATGGAGCGCTTCATCACCGCGCCGGTGGCATTTGACGGCACCCCCGGCGAGGGCGGGATGTTGCTGGAGGCGCAGATGAAGCCCGCGCCCGACTACCGCCCGGCATTGAAACTGGTGTCGCTGGATATCGAAACCACCGCGCGCGGCGAGCTGTACTCCATCGCCCTGGAAGGTTGTGGCGAGCGCCAGGTGTACATGCTCGGCCCGCCGAACAAAACCTGCGCGGTGGATTTCAAGCTCGAATACTGCGACAGCCGCGCCCAACTGCTGGAGCGCCTCAACCAGTGGCTGGCGCAACACGACCCCGACGCGATCATCGGCTGGAACCTGGTGCAGTTCGACCTGCGGGTCCTCCACGAGCATGCCCAACGGCTTAACGTGCCATTGCTGCTCGGCCGTGGCGGCGAGGCCATGGCCTGGCGCGAGCACGGCAGCCGCAACCATTACTTCGCCGCCGCTGCCGGCCGGCTGATCATTGATGGTATCGAGGCCCTGCGTTCGGCGACCTGGACCTTTGAGTCATTCAGCCTGGAAAATGTCGCCCAGACCCTGCTGGGGGAAGGCAAGTCGATCTCCACGCCCTACCAGCGCATGGACGAGATCAACCGCATGTTCGCCGAGGACAAGCCCGCCCTGGCGCGCTATAACCTCAAGGACTGCGAGCTGGTGACGCGGATTTTCGCAAAGACCGAGCTGCTCAAGTTCCTTCTGGAGCGGGCCAGCGTCACCGGCCTGCCGGCGGATCGCAACGGTGGTTCGGTGGCGGCGTTCACCCACTTGTACATGCCGCTGATGCATCGCCAGGGCTTTGTCGCGCCCAACCTGGGGGACAAGCCGCCCCAGGCCAGCCCCGGCGGTTTTGTCATGGACTCGCGGCCGGGGCTGTACGAGTCGGTGCTGGTGCTGGACTACAAAAGTCTGTATCCGTCGATCATCCGCAGCTTCCTGATCGACCCCGTGGGCCTCATCGAAGGCCTGCGCCACCCCGACGACAACGAGTCGGTGGAAGGCTTTCGCGGTGCGCGCTTTTCCCGCACCCGGCATTGCCTGCCGTCGATTGTGGCGCGGGTTTCCGAAGGCCGCGAGGTGGCCAAACGCGAGCATAACGCGCCGTTGTCCCAGGCCCTGAAGATCATCATGAATGCCTTCTACGGCGTGCTCGGTTCCAGCGGCTGTCGGTTTTTCGATACGCGGCTGGCGTCGTCGATCACCCTGCGCGGCCACCAGATCATGCGCCAGACCCGCGAACTGGTCGAAGCCCAGGGTTATGAAGTGATCTATGGCGATACCGACTCTACGTTTGTCTGGCTCGGCAGTGCCCATTCCCAGGAGGATGCCACGCGCATCGGCCAGGACCTGGTGCAACACGTCAACCAATGGTGGCGCGAACGCCTGCACAACGAATTCGGCCTGCAAAGCGCCCTTGAACTGCAATACGAAACCCACTTCAGCCGCTTCCTGATGCCGACCATTCGTGGGGCGGAGGAGGGCAGCAAGAAACGGTATGCCGGTTTGGTGACCCGTGCCGATGGCAGTGAAGAGATGATCTACAAAGGCCTGGAGACTGTGCGTAGCGACTGGTCGCCCCTGGCCCGCCAATTCCAGCAGGAGTTGTACCAGCGCATCTTCCACCGCCAGCCCCACCAGGATTATGTGCGTGACTATGTGCGCCGCACCCTCAGTGGTGAGTTCGATGAGCTGCTGATCTACCGCAAACGCCTGCGCCGGCAACTGGGCGACTACGAGCGCAACGTGCCGCCCCATGTGCGGGCCGCGCGCCTGGCGGATGAATACAACGACCGCCAGGGCCGTCCACGCCAGTATCAGAACGGTGGCTGGATTCGCTACGTGATCACCGTCAACGGCCCCGAGCCCCTGGAAGTGCGCCAGGCGCCGATTGACTACGACCACTACGTCACCCGGCAATTACAGCCGGTGGCCGATGCGATCCTGCCGTTTGTCGATGATGATTTCAGCACCTTGGTCGGTGGTCAGATGGGCTTGTTTTAACCCTGGGAAAACGTTTCACTCTGGACGCTGAATCTCCAGGAGGAATGCCCATGTACACGCTCTACGGCACGCAAAGTTCTGGTTCATGCATCGTCGAAATCGCCCTGCAACGCTGCGGCGTGCCGTGGCAGCAGGTCGATGCCAGCCCCTGGGGTGATGGGGCGGGGATTGAGGCCCTTGGGCAGATCAACCCGCTGCGGCAGATCCCCACCCTGCAACTGCCCGACGGCAGCGTGTTGACGGAAAGCGCGGCGATCCTGATTCACCTGGGCCTGGCGTATCCGGCCAGCGATTTGCTGTCCGGTCACCGTGCGCAGATCATTCGCGGCCTGGTGTATATCGCCGCCAACTGCTACTCGGCGATCACCATCATCGACTACCCGCAACGCTTTCTCGCCGACGCTGACGAGACGGTGCAGGCGCAACTGATCGCGGGCACCCAGCAGAAACTGCACCGGACCTGGCAGGTATTTGCCGAGCAATTTGCCGGGCAACTCTTTACCCCACAGGGGCTGCCCAATGCCCTGGGCATCATGGCGGCGGCGGTGTCCCGCTGGGAGGGTGTACGCGACGTCCTGCGACACTCCCACCCCGCATGCGCCCAGGCCCTGGCGCAGGTGGACGCCGACCCGCAGGTGGCCCCGGTGTTCGCCTGGCACTGGCCGGATTGGCCCGAGCAGTGAGCCTTGGCAATCAGAAGAAACAATGAGCCTCGAAGCACCTCGAGCCCTTGCGTCACGGGCGTCCTGGCCTACTCTTTCTGATAGTCGCGTAGGAATCATCCTTGAAATTGACTGTCGCAGACATGAAACTCAAAAACTCTGCATGGAATTGGAAGGAGGTACGCATGCTCGTCCGGTCGCTGACCCTGGCTACCTTGATGGCGTTTACGGGGCCGTTGTTGGCTGCGGATAACCGAGGCCCGCTGGAACAGGATCAAGGCAAATTCCGCCCGCTGATCGTGATTGCACCCAGCTCCATCGACCCGACTCAGGTCCAGCTCAAGAAAGATCTTGAACAGCCTGAGAACAAACAGAAGTTCACCGAGCGCAACATGGTGCTCTACACCGTGAACTACACGAGCATCGGCACCGTCGGCCAGCGTGACGGCAAGGACCTCGGCGCCCAGGACACCAACGCGTTGATCCGCGCCTTGAAGCTGGGGGCCAGTGTCGGCACCAAAGTGATCCTGGTGGGCAAGGACGGCGAGAAGAAAGTCGAAAAGACCGTGCCGCCCGATACCCTTGACCTTGCAGAGTTCTTTGCGGCTGTCGACAAGATGCCCATGGCAGAAAAAGAAGCCGCCGCCCCCGCCGAGCCTGAACCCGCCGCCCCGGCAGCGAGCAAGCCTGGCAAGCACGCGCCGCAACCGCTGGAAGATTGATGCTCCTCGCTGGCGCCTACAGGGGAGGGGCCAGCGAACCCTACAAGTCGTGTGGCACTTGCGGGCATTGCGTCATGAAGCATGTGATAACCGTTATCATTTGCGGCTTGCCCTCTGCGCGCGCCCTCCATGCCCCCGACCCCTGCGACAAGCCCTACTGACCTGGCCACGCTGTATCAGCAGCAACATCGCTGGCTGCAGCACTGGCTGTGGCGTCGCCTGAACTGTTCGCAGAGCGCCGCCGACCTGGCCCAGGACACGTTCCTGCGTTTGCTGGCCAAGAACCAACCCCTTGAAGTCCAGGCGCCCCGCAGCTTTCTGGCGAAAGTCGCACAAAGCGTGTTGTCCAATCACTTTCGTCGGCAAAAGCTGGAAAAGGCCTACCTGCAAGCCCTGGCGGGGCAATTGGAGTTGCAGGCGCCGGATGTCACCGAACAGACCCGCGCCCAGTGGCTGGCGTGGCGCCAATTGGATCCGCTCAACGAGCAGGTCTGGCAGCATTCCCAGCGATTTTTCCAGCGTATGCACGAGGTGCGCGACCCGGCACATCAGGCGCTGGTCAGCGCCACCCTGTTGCCGACGATATCCCGGCGTCGGGTGATTAAAAACCTAGCCCTGTTGCTGGCGGCCGGCAGTGTGGCGTGGACCGCCAGGGACGCCGGCCTGCTGCAACCCTGGACCAGCGATTTCAGCACCTCGGTCGGTGAGCAATGGCGCATCGAACTGGCGGACAACAGCGAAATCCAGCTCAATACCGACACCGCTGTCGATGTGAATTACAGCCCCGACCAGCGCCTGACCAACCTGTCGGATACCCTGGATGCCACCCCCGGCATCATCGTGTTGCGTGATGGCCTGGGGTCGGAAAGCGATAGCTATTTCTCCCGTGGTTTCCAGATCCAGAACTTCGAAATCGACGGTGTGCCTACCGTTGCGCGCATGGACAACTACACCCAGAGCATGGCGATGTACGATCGGGTGGAAGTGGTGCGCGGCGCCACCGGTTTGATCAGCGGCATGGGCAACCCCTCGGCCACCATCAACCTGATCCGCAAGCGCCCGACGGCCGAGGCGCGGGCCAGTGTCACCGCTGAAGCGGGCAACTGGGACCGCTACGGCAGTGGCCTCGACGTGTCCGGCCCGCTGACCGAAACCGGCAATGTGCGCGGGCGCCTGGTGGCCGACTACAAGACCGAACATGCCTGGGTCGACCGCTACAAGCAGCAGACCCAATTGCTGTAGGGCATCACTGAATTCGACCTGACCGAAGACACCTTGCTGACCCTGGGCTTCAGCTACCTGCGTACCTACGTCGATGCCCCGGCGCGCTCCGGTTTGCCTACGCGCTTTACCGACGGTTCGCGCAGCAACCTCAGCCGCTCCCTGAATACCGCGCCGGCCTGGTCCTATAACGACCATGAGCAGACCAGCTTCTTTACCTCCATCGAGCAGAAGTTCGACAGCGGCTGGAGCGCCAAGGCCGAGTTCACCCATTCGCAAAACAAGTTCGATGAGGTGTTCAACTACGTCAACGGCAGCCTCAACAGCGATGGCAGCGGCACCACGCAGTTGCCGGTGCGCTTCTCCGGTACGCCGCGCCAGGACAACCTCGACCTGTACGCCACCGGGCCGTTCGACCTGCTGGGCCGCGAGCACGAGTTGATCGCCGGCGTGACTCTGTCCAAATACAAGGAAAACGTGCCCAGCCATGGCGGCTGGAACTACGCG comes from the Pseudomonas shahriarae genome and includes:
- a CDS encoding DNA polymerase II; this translates as MDLQQGFVLTRHWRDTPAGTEVSFWLATDQGPRYIRLPVQPSVMFIPLAHREHAQRVLKGERDVELRPLQLCDFHHRPVLGLYTRQHRQAMDLEKRLRQAGVDVYEGDVRPPERYMMERFITAPVAFDGTPGEGGMLLEAQMKPAPDYRPALKLVSLDIETTARGELYSIALEGCGERQVYMLGPPNKTCAVDFKLEYCDSRAQLLERLNQWLAQHDPDAIIGWNLVQFDLRVLHEHAQRLNVPLLLGRGGEAMAWREHGSRNHYFAAAAGRLIIDGIEALRSATWTFESFSLENVAQTLLGEGKSISTPYQRMDEINRMFAEDKPALARYNLKDCELVTRIFAKTELLKFLLERASVTGLPADRNGGSVAAFTHLYMPLMHRQGFVAPNLGDKPPQASPGGFVMDSRPGLYESVLVLDYKSLYPSIIRSFLIDPVGLIEGLRHPDDNESVEGFRGARFSRTRHCLPSIVARVSEGREVAKREHNAPLSQALKIIMNAFYGVLGSSGCRFFDTRLASSITLRGHQIMRQTRELVEAQGYEVIYGDTDSTFVWLGSAHSQEDATRIGQDLVQHVNQWWRERLHNEFGLQSALELQYETHFSRFLMPTIRGAEEGSKKRYAGLVTRADGSEEMIYKGLETVRSDWSPLARQFQQELYQRIFHRQPHQDYVRDYVRRTLSGEFDELLIYRKRLRRQLGDYERNVPPHVRAARLADEYNDRQGRPRQYQNGGWIRYVITVNGPEPLEVRQAPIDYDHYVTRQLQPVADAILPFVDDDFSTLVGGQMGLF
- a CDS encoding DUF4174 domain-containing protein → MLVRSLTLATLMAFTGPLLAADNRGPLEQDQGKFRPLIVIAPSSIDPTQVQLKKDLEQPENKQKFTERNMVLYTVNYTSIGTVGQRDGKDLGAQDTNALIRALKLGASVGTKVILVGKDGEKKVEKTVPPDTLDLAEFFAAVDKMPMAEKEAAAPAEPEPAAPAASKPGKHAPQPLED
- a CDS encoding glutathione S-transferase N-terminal domain-containing protein; amino-acid sequence: MYTLYGTQSSGSCIVEIALQRCGVPWQQVDASPWGDGAGIEALGQINPLRQIPTLQLPDGSVLTESAAILIHLGLAYPASDLLSGHRAQIIRGLVYIAANCYSAITIIDYPQRFLADADETVQAQLIAGTQQKLHRTWQVFAEQFAGQLFTPQGLPNALGIMAAAVSRWEGVRDVLRHSHPACAQALAQVDADPQVAPVFAWHWPDWPEQ